The Halobaculum sp. MBLA0143 genome includes a region encoding these proteins:
- a CDS encoding zinc-binding alcohol dehydrogenase family protein: protein MRAVVADDHGGPEVLRVTERAVSEPGPTEVRIEVAYTSVNFADIEKRRGTYPNREAIHSPDPPYVPGMEAAGRVADAGSDTDYDPGDRVFVVVEPECYRESITVPATRVHRVPDGVGLEVASGTVQFLTAHNALFACGGLTAGETVLVHAGAGGVGTAALQLTDSVDCTVYTTASTEEKRELTRELGADRAVDYTTESIRQVAADELDGGFDLVLDGVGGKTFRRSVRTLASGGRLVTYGLASGDVPSVAAPRLLFDNRSVVGYHLEDAETNLPQRVASAREAVLDGFARDELELVTDRSFPLRRADDAHRHVEDRESVGKVLLEVGQ, encoded by the coding sequence GTGCGAGCAGTTGTCGCAGACGACCACGGCGGGCCCGAGGTACTGCGGGTGACAGAGCGGGCCGTCTCCGAGCCGGGTCCGACGGAAGTACGAATCGAAGTCGCGTACACGAGTGTCAATTTCGCGGACATCGAGAAACGACGTGGGACGTATCCGAACCGAGAGGCCATTCACTCGCCGGACCCACCGTACGTACCGGGAATGGAGGCTGCCGGGCGCGTCGCCGACGCCGGGAGCGACACGGACTACGACCCCGGTGACCGCGTGTTCGTCGTCGTCGAGCCGGAGTGTTACCGGGAATCGATCACCGTTCCAGCGACGCGCGTCCACAGAGTTCCCGACGGTGTCGGCCTCGAGGTCGCGAGCGGGACAGTTCAGTTCCTGACTGCACACAACGCTCTGTTCGCGTGTGGAGGGCTGACGGCTGGAGAGACGGTGTTGGTCCACGCCGGGGCGGGCGGCGTCGGGACTGCGGCACTCCAGCTGACCGACAGTGTCGACTGTACGGTGTACACTACTGCCAGTACCGAAGAGAAGCGGGAGTTGACGCGAGAGCTGGGTGCCGACCGGGCTGTCGACTACACGACGGAGTCGATTCGACAGGTGGCAGCCGACGAGCTCGACGGCGGGTTCGACCTGGTGCTCGACGGCGTCGGTGGGAAGACGTTCCGACGGAGCGTCCGAACGCTCGCTTCGGGGGGGAGACTCGTGACGTACGGACTGGCGAGCGGTGACGTGCCGAGCGTCGCCGCGCCCCGGCTGTTGTTCGACAACCGTTCGGTCGTCGGCTACCACCTGGAAGACGCCGAGACGAACCTCCCACAGCGAGTGGCGTCGGCACGCGAGGCGGTGCTCGACGGGTTCGCCCGCGACGAGTTGGAACTCGTGACCGACAGGTCGTTCCCACTGCGACGGGCCGACGACGCACACCGACACGTAGAAGACAGGGAGAGCGTCGGGAAGGTGTTGCTCGAAGTGGGCCAGTAG
- a CDS encoding ABC transporter ATP-binding protein encodes MSQNDKQDRSDILTVRDLQKTYGSGEEAVTAVDGVSFGVERGSITGLLGHNGAGKTTLIKMILGLVTPTAGSVVLGDEDVTGRSKAVASRAAAVLEGARTMYWRLTVRENVEFFTRLAGNTPGSRAQRNEELYEAFDIAHRVDKTVNELSRGMKQKASIVTVLSQEPDLLVLDEPTLGLDVESSLELRRQLQEIVAERDTTVLVSSHDMAVVEEICDRAVILSDGVVVADESVASLMDLFETQTVTVTLTSPPAELLDTIESRFRVSTHEAIGDRHQIELSIKNSAAMHSLTGVIAEHDAASPDIETAQLDFEEVYLQLTREQERTDDRSEKTANA; translated from the coding sequence GTGAGTCAGAACGATAAGCAAGACAGATCCGATATCCTCACCGTGCGTGACTTACAGAAGACGTACGGCAGCGGTGAGGAAGCCGTTACGGCGGTCGACGGCGTCAGTTTCGGCGTCGAGCGAGGCTCGATCACCGGGCTACTGGGGCACAACGGAGCCGGGAAGACGACGCTGATCAAGATGATTCTCGGGTTGGTGACCCCGACAGCCGGCTCCGTCGTCTTGGGGGACGAAGACGTCACCGGGCGGTCGAAGGCGGTGGCGAGCCGGGCTGCGGCCGTTCTCGAGGGCGCTCGGACGATGTACTGGCGACTCACCGTCAGGGAGAACGTGGAGTTCTTCACCCGACTGGCGGGAAACACTCCGGGCTCTCGCGCACAGCGAAACGAGGAGCTGTACGAGGCGTTCGACATCGCCCACCGCGTCGACAAGACGGTGAACGAGCTTTCGCGGGGAATGAAACAGAAGGCGTCTATCGTCACGGTGTTGTCACAGGAGCCGGACCTGCTGGTGTTAGACGAGCCGACTCTCGGACTGGATGTCGAGAGTTCACTCGAACTCAGACGACAGCTCCAGGAGATCGTCGCGGAACGCGACACGACCGTTCTGGTGTCGAGCCACGACATGGCCGTCGTAGAGGAGATCTGCGACCGGGCGGTGATCCTCTCGGACGGTGTGGTCGTCGCCGACGAGTCGGTCGCCTCACTGATGGACCTCTTCGAGACCCAGACCGTGACGGTGACGCTTACCAGCCCACCGGCCGAACTGTTGGACACGATCGAGTCGCGGTTCCGAGTGTCCACCCACGAGGCCATCGGTGACAGACACCAGATCGAACTCTCGATCAAGAACTCCGCGGCGATGCACTCCCTCACCGGAGTCATCGCGGAACACGACGCGGCCTCGCCCGACATAGAGACCGCACAGCTCGACTTCGAGGAAGTGTACCTCCAGTTGACCAGGGAACAGGAACGAACGGACGACCGTTCGGAGAAGACGGCAAATGCGTGA
- a CDS encoding phosphopantetheine-binding protein, which yields MQLSDEASETVDEIVADALLVDESEFDDDTPFDDDGLAAESLDIVEMAELVEDELGVHVPDEDLEELTTVGAVKSYVAERRD from the coding sequence ATGCAACTCTCGGACGAGGCGAGCGAAACGGTAGACGAGATCGTCGCAGACGCGTTGTTGGTCGACGAGTCGGAGTTCGACGACGACACGCCCTTCGACGACGACGGGCTAGCTGCGGAGTCGTTGGACATCGTCGAGATGGCGGAGCTCGTCGAGGACGAACTCGGCGTTCACGTTCCAGACGAGGACTTAGAGGAGCTGACGACCGTCGGCGCGGTGAAGTCCTACGTCGCCGAGCGGCGAGACTGA